Proteins encoded within one genomic window of Alcanivorax sp. REN37:
- a CDS encoding NYN domain-containing protein, producing MAATESRVAVLVDCDNVSPEILDFALRMGAQFGRVVLRRGYGNHSTLANKWQDALVEQAFTPHLQYQYASGKNTADIALALDALEAYFDDRADTFCLVTSDSDFAGLCRKLRERGTRVCIIGEAKTPAALRNASDHFFEWQPAPKEKNEPAQDTANAQSSANKRRPLLVVEAVKLLAADSSDGLVGLGELGQYLRRTDPGFSPQQYGHSGLLNMLRTYDLLHVAQEQGGWYVSMAVGG from the coding sequence ATGGCTGCCACTGAATCACGGGTAGCAGTGCTGGTGGACTGCGACAATGTGTCGCCGGAGATCCTCGATTTTGCACTGCGCATGGGCGCCCAGTTCGGCCGTGTGGTACTGCGCCGCGGCTACGGCAACCACAGCACGCTGGCCAACAAATGGCAGGACGCGTTGGTCGAACAGGCGTTCACCCCCCACCTGCAATACCAGTACGCTTCGGGCAAAAACACCGCCGACATTGCGCTGGCGCTGGACGCGCTGGAAGCCTATTTCGACGACCGCGCCGACACTTTCTGCCTGGTCACCAGCGATTCCGACTTCGCCGGCCTCTGCCGCAAGTTGCGTGAGCGCGGTACACGCGTGTGCATTATCGGCGAGGCCAAAACTCCGGCGGCGCTACGCAACGCCTCTGACCATTTCTTTGAATGGCAGCCAGCGCCGAAAGAAAAGAACGAGCCCGCTCAGGACACTGCCAATGCTCAAAGCAGCGCCAACAAGCGCCGGCCACTGCTGGTAGTGGAAGCGGTGAAGTTGCTGGCCGCCGACAGTTCCGACGGTTTGGTGGGATTGGGCGAGTTGGGTCAGTACCTGCGCCGTACCGATCCCGGATTTTCTCCCCAGCAGTATGGCCATTCTGGCCTGCTCAATATGCTGCGCACCTACGACTTGCTGCATGTGGCGCAGGAACAAGGCGGCTGGTACGTCAGCATGGCGGTGGGCGGCTAG
- a CDS encoding PaaI family thioesterase, which translates to MSSAELLSADAVQQIIHQGLPAAAESGLVVEQITPGGARLRQRFEARQTRPGGTLSGPTMMALADAAMYAAILGNLGRIEMAVTQSLNINFLARPQPRDLIAECDILRMGRRSVVLQVMIYSDGDSQPVAQATGNYALPMSS; encoded by the coding sequence GTGAGTAGTGCAGAGCTGCTGAGTGCGGACGCTGTCCAGCAGATCATCCATCAGGGGCTGCCGGCGGCAGCGGAGTCCGGATTGGTGGTGGAACAGATTACCCCGGGCGGGGCGCGCCTGCGCCAACGCTTCGAAGCGCGCCAAACTCGCCCCGGCGGCACGCTGTCCGGGCCGACCATGATGGCGTTGGCGGATGCCGCCATGTACGCCGCTATCCTCGGCAATCTGGGCCGCATTGAAATGGCGGTGACCCAGAGCTTGAACATCAACTTTCTCGCCCGTCCGCAGCCGCGCGATCTGATTGCCGAATGCGACATCCTGCGCATGGGCCGGCGTTCGGTGGTGCTGCAGGTGATGATTTACAGCGATGGCGACAGCCAGCCGGTGGCACAAGCCACGGGCAACTATGCGCTGCCGATGTCCAGCTGA
- a CDS encoding proline--tRNA ligase, whose translation MRASQYLLATVKQTPADAVVISHQLMLRAGMIRRLSSGLYSWLPTGLRVLRKVEAIVREEMDRSGAQEVMMPVVQPLELWQESGRDVDYGPELLRFVDRHQNGFCLGPTHEEVITDLVRNEVHSYKQLPANFYQIQTKFRDEVRPRFGVMRSREFIMKDAYSFHADMASLEATYAVMYRTYCAIFDRIGVYYRPVEADTGSIGGSASHEFHVLAESGEDAIAFSDGSDFAANVELAEAIAEGERGAATEAMAELATPKARTIDDLVAQHGLRPEQIVKTLLVAAREGSESPLVALLVRGDHSLNDIKAEKLPQVAVPLRFATDDEIRAVADASAGSLGPVGLSVPVIADRSVALMSNFVAGANRDGVHLTGLNWGRDLPEPEVADLRKAVEGDPSPDGQGRLTIKRGIEVGHIFQLGTKYSQALNATVLDEQGKSLVMPMGCYGIGVTRVVAAAIEQNHDERGIIWPDAIAPFHIALVPLNPKKSPREKEHCDALYQQLTDAGFDVLYDDRERERLGVKLADAELIGIPHRIVVTERGLDDGVVEYRARRDSDNTLVPVAELMAFLGNAVKR comes from the coding sequence ATGCGAGCTTCCCAATATCTGCTGGCCACTGTAAAGCAAACTCCGGCAGATGCCGTGGTGATCAGTCACCAACTCATGCTGCGTGCCGGCATGATCCGTCGGCTCTCCTCTGGCCTCTATTCCTGGCTGCCCACCGGCCTGCGTGTACTGCGCAAGGTGGAAGCCATTGTGCGCGAGGAGATGGACCGTTCCGGCGCCCAGGAAGTGATGATGCCCGTGGTGCAACCGCTAGAGCTATGGCAAGAATCTGGCCGTGATGTGGATTACGGTCCGGAACTGCTGCGCTTCGTCGACCGCCACCAGAACGGTTTCTGCCTCGGCCCTACCCACGAGGAAGTGATCACCGACCTGGTGCGCAACGAGGTGCACAGCTACAAGCAGCTGCCGGCCAACTTCTACCAAATCCAGACCAAGTTCCGTGACGAGGTGCGCCCGCGCTTTGGCGTCATGCGTTCACGGGAATTCATCATGAAGGATGCTTATTCCTTCCACGCCGACATGGCGTCGCTGGAAGCCACCTACGCGGTGATGTACCGCACCTATTGCGCCATTTTCGACCGCATCGGTGTCTACTACCGCCCGGTGGAAGCGGACACCGGCTCCATCGGCGGTTCCGCTTCCCACGAATTCCATGTGCTGGCCGAGTCCGGTGAAGACGCCATTGCGTTCTCCGACGGCTCCGACTTCGCGGCCAACGTGGAACTGGCGGAAGCCATTGCTGAGGGCGAGCGCGGCGCCGCCACCGAGGCCATGGCGGAACTGGCGACACCGAAAGCACGCACCATCGACGATTTGGTAGCCCAGCACGGCCTGCGCCCGGAGCAGATCGTCAAGACGCTGCTGGTGGCCGCCCGTGAGGGCAGCGAATCGCCGCTGGTCGCCCTGCTGGTGCGCGGCGATCACAGCCTCAACGACATCAAGGCGGAAAAGCTGCCGCAGGTAGCGGTGCCGCTGCGCTTTGCCACTGACGACGAAATCCGCGCCGTGGCTGACGCCAGTGCCGGCTCACTGGGCCCGGTGGGCCTGTCGGTGCCGGTGATCGCCGACCGCAGCGTAGCGCTGATGAGCAACTTTGTTGCCGGCGCCAACCGCGACGGCGTGCATCTGACCGGCCTCAACTGGGGCCGCGACTTGCCGGAGCCAGAGGTGGCCGACCTGCGCAAGGCGGTGGAAGGTGATCCGAGCCCTGATGGCCAAGGCCGGTTGACCATCAAGCGCGGCATCGAGGTCGGGCATATCTTCCAGCTCGGCACCAAGTACTCCCAGGCGCTCAATGCCACCGTGCTCGATGAACAGGGCAAAAGTCTGGTGATGCCGATGGGCTGCTACGGCATCGGCGTCACCCGCGTGGTGGCGGCGGCCATCGAGCAGAACCACGACGAGCGCGGCATCATTTGGCCAGACGCCATTGCGCCGTTCCACATCGCACTGGTGCCGCTCAACCCGAAAAAGAGCCCGCGCGAAAAAGAGCACTGCGATGCGCTCTACCAGCAACTCACCGACGCCGGTTTCGACGTGCTGTACGACGACCGCGAACGCGAGCGCCTCGGCGTCAAACTGGCGGATGCCGAACTGATCGGCATTCCGCACCGCATCGTGGTCACCGAGCGCGGCTTGGATGACGGTGTGGTGGAGTACCGTGCTCGCCGCGACAGCGACAACACCCTGGTGCCGGTGGCAGAATTGATGGCCTTCCTTGGCAACGCCGTGAAGCGCTGA